The following proteins come from a genomic window of Burkholderia stabilis:
- a CDS encoding sugar ABC transporter substrate-binding protein — translation MKTKLMAVAAAAILAAPLAHAEKIGVTMASFDDTFLTILRNSITDAAKKDGATVQIEDGGNDVGKQLSQVQNMIAQKVDAIIVNAVDTDATPKITKMATAAKIPLVYVNRKPVDFDKLPAGVAVVASDEKQSGTLQARQVCKLLGGKGDLLVLMGELSNESARARTKDIEDVIATKDCSGMKIVDKREGKWSRTQGQDITMNWLSSGTKFDAIVSNNDEMAIGAINALKAARKWTPKTVVAGIDATPDGLASMKSGELKVSVYQNAVGQGAQSVAAALKLAKKQPVDRYVNVPFELVTPENMNQYAKH, via the coding sequence ATGAAGACCAAGCTGATGGCCGTCGCGGCCGCCGCGATCCTGGCTGCGCCGCTCGCGCATGCCGAGAAGATCGGCGTGACGATGGCGTCGTTCGACGACACGTTCCTGACCATCCTGCGCAACAGCATCACCGACGCGGCGAAGAAGGACGGCGCGACGGTGCAGATCGAGGACGGCGGCAACGACGTCGGCAAGCAGTTGAGCCAGGTCCAGAACATGATTGCGCAGAAGGTCGACGCGATCATCGTGAACGCGGTCGATACCGACGCGACGCCGAAGATCACCAAGATGGCGACGGCGGCGAAGATCCCGCTCGTCTACGTGAACCGCAAGCCGGTCGATTTCGACAAGCTGCCGGCGGGCGTCGCGGTCGTCGCGTCCGACGAGAAGCAGTCGGGCACGCTGCAGGCGCGCCAGGTGTGCAAGCTGCTCGGCGGCAAGGGCGACCTCCTCGTGCTGATGGGCGAGCTGTCCAACGAATCGGCGCGCGCCCGCACCAAGGACATCGAGGACGTGATCGCGACGAAGGATTGCTCGGGCATGAAGATCGTCGACAAGCGCGAAGGCAAGTGGAGCCGCACGCAGGGCCAGGACATCACGATGAACTGGCTGAGTTCCGGGACGAAGTTCGACGCGATCGTGTCGAACAACGACGAAATGGCGATCGGCGCGATCAACGCGCTGAAAGCCGCGCGCAAGTGGACGCCGAAGACGGTCGTCGCTGGCATCGACGCGACGCCCGACGGCCTGGCTTCGATGAAGAGCGGCGAGCTGAAGGTGTCCGTGTACCAGAACGCGGTCGGACAGGGCGCGCAGTCGGTGGCGGCGGCGCTGAAGCTGGCGAAGAAGCAGCCCGTCGACCGCTACGTGAACGTGCCGTTCGAGCTCGTGACGCCTGAAAACATGAACCAATACGCGAAGCACTGA
- a CDS encoding bifunctional 5-dehydro-2-deoxygluconokinase/5-dehydro-2-deoxyphosphogluconate aldolase, whose amino-acid sequence MSLLNFPSDRPIDLACLGRVAVDLYAQQYGSRLEDARSFQMYLGGSSGNVAFGVARLGLKTAMISRVGDEQMGRFLRETLEREGCDTSQLQTDRERLTALVLLGLKDRDTFPLLFVRENCADMAVRADEIGEDFIAGCRALAITGTHLSTPATREASLTALGYARRHGVVRILDIDYRPVLWGLTARGAGENRYVPDAQVTRQLQQVLGEFDLLVGTEEEFLIAGGVPHDLIASLQAVRDITGATLVVKRGALGCCVIDGDIPARVDDAPTFLGERVEVLNVLGAGDAFLSGLLSGLLRGLDWAESTRIANACGAIVVSRHACSAAMPTPAELAHWFDGSRNPVVDADRTLAHLHRVTVPRREWDDLCVMAFDHRSQFYELAVQAGADEARIRTLKRLLVRAAEQVERDRHIEGHVGVLIDGGAYGSDALASATGRGWWVGRPVELPGSRPLRFDDTRSVGSTLTHWPTEQVVKCLIHYHPDDDVDLRVEQEQRVLELWEATRASGNELLLEVIPPRAVTPAGTEDDAVLRAVARFYNLGVMPEWWKLTPLSADGWSRLEALVAERDPHCRGAVILGLNQPLQYLIDSFRSATNPIVKGFMVGRTLWADAAPHWFAGRIDDQALVDEVAGNFAQLVDAWLGRRDAARAAAA is encoded by the coding sequence ATGAGCCTGCTGAACTTCCCGAGTGACCGCCCCATCGATCTCGCCTGCCTCGGCCGCGTCGCCGTGGATCTCTATGCGCAGCAGTACGGCAGCCGCCTGGAAGACGCGCGCAGCTTCCAGATGTATCTCGGCGGCTCGTCGGGCAACGTCGCGTTCGGCGTGGCCCGGCTCGGCCTGAAGACCGCGATGATCTCGCGCGTCGGCGACGAGCAGATGGGCCGCTTCCTGCGCGAGACGCTCGAGCGCGAAGGCTGCGACACGAGCCAGCTGCAGACCGACCGCGAGCGCCTCACCGCGCTGGTGCTGCTCGGGCTGAAGGACCGCGACACCTTCCCGCTGCTGTTCGTGCGCGAGAACTGCGCGGACATGGCCGTGCGCGCCGACGAGATCGGCGAGGACTTCATCGCGGGCTGCCGCGCGCTCGCGATCACCGGCACGCATCTGTCGACGCCGGCCACGCGCGAAGCGTCGCTGACCGCGCTCGGCTACGCGCGCCGCCACGGCGTCGTGCGGATCCTCGACATCGACTACCGGCCCGTGCTGTGGGGCTTGACCGCGCGCGGCGCGGGCGAGAACCGCTACGTGCCGGACGCGCAGGTGACGCGGCAGTTGCAGCAGGTGCTCGGCGAGTTCGACCTGCTGGTCGGCACCGAGGAGGAATTCCTGATCGCGGGCGGCGTGCCGCACGACCTGATCGCGTCGTTGCAGGCGGTGCGCGACATCACCGGCGCGACGCTGGTCGTCAAGCGCGGCGCGCTCGGCTGCTGCGTGATCGACGGCGACATCCCCGCGCGCGTCGACGATGCGCCGACCTTCCTCGGCGAACGCGTCGAAGTGCTGAACGTGCTCGGCGCGGGCGACGCATTCCTGTCGGGCCTGCTGTCGGGGCTGCTGCGCGGCCTCGACTGGGCCGAATCGACGCGCATCGCGAACGCGTGCGGCGCGATCGTCGTGTCGCGCCACGCATGTTCGGCCGCGATGCCGACGCCGGCCGAGCTCGCGCACTGGTTCGACGGCAGCCGCAACCCGGTGGTCGACGCCGACCGCACGCTCGCGCACCTGCATCGCGTCACGGTGCCGCGCCGCGAATGGGACGACCTGTGCGTGATGGCGTTCGACCATCGCAGCCAGTTCTACGAACTCGCGGTGCAGGCCGGCGCGGACGAAGCGCGGATCAGGACGCTCAAGCGCCTGCTCGTGCGCGCGGCCGAACAGGTCGAGCGCGATCGTCATATCGAAGGCCACGTCGGCGTGCTGATCGACGGCGGCGCATACGGCAGCGACGCGCTCGCGTCGGCCACCGGGCGCGGCTGGTGGGTCGGCCGCCCGGTCGAGCTGCCCGGCTCGCGGCCGCTGCGCTTCGACGACACGCGCTCGGTCGGCTCGACGCTCACGCACTGGCCGACCGAACAGGTCGTGAAGTGCCTCATCCACTATCACCCGGACGACGACGTCGACCTGCGCGTCGAGCAGGAACAGCGCGTGCTGGAATTGTGGGAAGCCACCCGCGCCAGCGGCAACGAGCTGCTGCTGGAAGTCATTCCGCCGCGCGCGGTCACGCCGGCCGGCACCGAGGACGATGCGGTGCTGCGCGCGGTCGCGCGTTTCTACAACCTCGGCGTGATGCCCGAATGGTGGAAGCTCACGCCGCTGAGCGCCGACGGCTGGTCGCGGCTCGAAGCGCTCGTCGCCGAACGCGATCCTCATTGCCGCGGCGCGGTGATCCTCGGGCTGAACCAGCCGCTGCAATATCTGATCGACAGCTTCCGCTCGGCGACCAACCCGATCGTCAAGGGCTTCATGGTCGGACGCACGCTGTGGGCCGACGCGGCGCCGCACTGGTTCGCCGGCCGGATCGACGACCAGGCGCTGGTCGACGAGGTCGCCGGCAATTTCGCGCAGCTCGTCGACGCGTGGCTCGGCCGCCGCGACGCCGCGCGCGCAGCCGCGGCCTGA
- the iolD gene encoding 3D-(3,5/4)-trihydroxycyclohexane-1,2-dione acylhydrolase (decyclizing) has product MTTTVRLTVSQALVRYLAALRAEVVQPDGRTEILPYCGGVFAIFGHGNVAGLGEALHAEKDRLPTFRAHNEQGMANAAIAFAKANFRQRMMAATSSIGPGATNMLTSAALAHVGRLPLLLLPGDVFVSRLPDPVLQQVEDFEQGDVSANDCFRPVTRYFDRITSPEQLLVALPRAIQVMTDPAQCGPVCLSLPQDVQTFAYDWPEDFFAPPVIRMRRPPADALELADALDVLKAAKKPLIVAGGGVLYSQAWDTLRTFADTHGVPVAESQAGKGSLAWDHPLNLGSIGVTGSPAANRAAAQADVVFAVGTRLQDFTTGSHALYGNATLLSLNVQPFDAGKKRGRQLVADARTGLGQLSAALAGWRADPVWTAANRDQAAAWNARVTELTTRVPQDTLPYDAEVIGAVRDSAADAGRDSARDDLVVCAAGTLPAELHKLWRSGVPGNYHMDYAYSCMGYEVAGGLGAKLARPDREVIVIVGDGSYMMLNAELATSVMLGRKIIVVILDNRGYGCIERLQLNCGGASFNNMLDDCVPEGGERSTIDFAMHARAMGAEAVHVRDVGELRSEMRRARAATTSQVLVIDTTHQRTTDDGGAWWEVAVPQVSARAGVEAAHRAYLDAKARQRR; this is encoded by the coding sequence ATGACCACCACCGTGAGACTGACCGTCAGCCAGGCGCTCGTGCGCTATCTGGCCGCCCTGCGCGCCGAAGTCGTCCAGCCCGACGGCCGCACCGAGATCCTGCCGTACTGCGGCGGCGTGTTCGCGATCTTCGGCCACGGCAACGTGGCCGGGCTCGGCGAAGCGCTGCATGCGGAAAAAGACCGGCTGCCGACCTTCCGCGCGCACAACGAGCAAGGGATGGCCAACGCGGCCATCGCGTTCGCGAAGGCGAATTTCCGCCAGCGGATGATGGCCGCGACGTCGAGCATCGGCCCCGGTGCGACCAACATGCTGACCTCGGCCGCGCTCGCGCACGTCGGCCGGCTGCCGCTCTTGCTGCTGCCCGGCGACGTGTTCGTGTCGCGGCTGCCCGACCCGGTGCTGCAGCAGGTCGAGGACTTCGAACAGGGCGACGTCAGCGCGAACGACTGCTTCCGGCCGGTGACGCGCTACTTCGACCGGATCACGTCGCCCGAGCAACTGCTCGTCGCGCTGCCGCGCGCGATCCAGGTGATGACCGACCCCGCGCAGTGCGGCCCCGTGTGTCTCTCGCTGCCGCAGGACGTGCAGACCTTCGCGTACGACTGGCCCGAGGATTTCTTCGCGCCGCCGGTGATCCGGATGCGCCGGCCGCCGGCCGACGCGCTCGAACTCGCCGATGCGCTCGACGTGCTGAAGGCCGCGAAGAAACCGCTGATCGTCGCGGGCGGCGGCGTGCTGTACAGCCAGGCGTGGGACACGCTGCGCACGTTCGCGGACACGCACGGCGTGCCGGTCGCCGAATCGCAGGCCGGCAAGGGCAGCCTGGCGTGGGACCATCCGCTGAACCTCGGGTCGATCGGCGTGACCGGCTCGCCGGCCGCGAACCGCGCGGCCGCGCAGGCCGACGTCGTGTTCGCGGTCGGCACGCGGCTGCAGGACTTCACGACCGGCTCGCACGCGCTGTACGGCAACGCGACGCTGCTGAGCCTGAACGTGCAGCCGTTCGACGCGGGCAAGAAGCGCGGCCGGCAACTGGTCGCCGATGCGCGCACGGGCCTCGGCCAGCTGTCGGCCGCGCTGGCCGGCTGGCGCGCCGATCCGGTGTGGACGGCTGCGAACCGCGACCAGGCCGCCGCATGGAACGCGCGCGTCACGGAACTCACGACCCGCGTGCCGCAGGACACGCTGCCGTACGACGCGGAAGTGATCGGCGCGGTGCGCGATTCGGCCGCCGACGCGGGACGCGACAGCGCGCGCGACGATCTCGTCGTCTGCGCGGCCGGCACGTTGCCGGCCGAGTTGCACAAGCTGTGGCGCAGCGGCGTGCCGGGCAACTACCACATGGACTATGCGTACTCGTGCATGGGCTACGAGGTCGCGGGCGGCCTCGGCGCAAAGCTCGCGCGGCCCGATCGCGAAGTGATCGTGATCGTCGGCGACGGTTCGTACATGATGCTCAACGCGGAACTCGCGACCTCCGTGATGCTCGGTCGCAAGATCATCGTCGTGATCCTCGACAACCGCGGCTACGGCTGCATCGAGCGGCTGCAGCTGAATTGCGGCGGTGCGAGCTTCAACAACATGCTCGACGACTGCGTGCCGGAAGGCGGCGAACGCTCGACGATCGACTTCGCGATGCACGCGCGTGCGATGGGCGCGGAAGCCGTGCACGTGCGCGACGTCGGCGAACTGCGCAGCGAAATGCGGCGTGCCCGCGCGGCGACGACGAGCCAGGTGCTCGTGATCGACACCACGCACCAGCGCACGACCGACGACGGCGGCGCATGGTGGGAAGTCGCGGTGCCGCAGGTATCCGCGCGCGCCGGCGTCGAAGCGGCGCACCGCGCGTATCTCGATGCGAAAGCGCGGCAGCGCCGCTGA
- the iolE gene encoding myo-inosose-2 dehydratase, translating into MSWNVRIGINPLSWMNDDLPSLGGETPLETALKEGAEIGYAGFELGNKFPKTGPELKAKLAGFGLVCVSGWYSGFLAEVGPGMSDADAVAAEIERCRAHMTKLQYNDVKVVVYGECAGTIQGSIDTPVAKRPRFVDDAAWQRYAARLDAFGAHLLATYGIKLAYHHHMGAYVESPDDVDRLMALTDPAKVFLLFDTGHAYFGGAADPVTLLKKHVSRVVHVHCKDVRPQVVTQARNGGWSFLNGVINGTFTVPGDGALDYEATLRTLKDAGYEGWLVVEAEQDPAVAPSYQYAKKGYDSLRAIVDRLSA; encoded by the coding sequence ATGAGCTGGAACGTCCGCATCGGTATCAATCCCCTGTCGTGGATGAACGACGACCTGCCGTCGCTCGGCGGCGAGACGCCGCTCGAAACGGCGCTGAAGGAAGGCGCCGAAATCGGCTATGCGGGCTTCGAGCTCGGCAACAAGTTTCCGAAGACCGGCCCCGAGCTGAAGGCGAAGCTCGCCGGGTTCGGGCTCGTGTGCGTGTCGGGCTGGTATTCGGGCTTCCTCGCGGAAGTCGGGCCGGGCATGAGCGACGCGGATGCGGTGGCCGCGGAAATCGAACGCTGCCGCGCGCACATGACGAAGCTGCAGTACAACGACGTGAAGGTGGTCGTATACGGCGAATGCGCGGGCACGATCCAGGGCAGCATCGACACGCCGGTCGCGAAGCGGCCGCGTTTCGTCGACGACGCAGCGTGGCAGCGCTACGCTGCGCGCCTCGACGCGTTCGGCGCGCACCTGCTCGCGACCTACGGGATCAAGCTCGCCTACCATCACCACATGGGCGCGTACGTCGAGTCGCCCGACGACGTCGACCGGCTGATGGCGCTGACCGATCCGGCCAAGGTGTTCCTGCTGTTCGACACGGGCCACGCGTATTTCGGCGGCGCGGCCGACCCGGTCACGCTGCTGAAGAAGCATGTGTCGCGCGTGGTCCACGTGCATTGCAAGGACGTGCGGCCGCAGGTCGTCACGCAGGCGCGCAACGGCGGCTGGAGTTTCCTGAACGGCGTGATCAACGGCACCTTCACGGTGCCGGGCGACGGCGCGCTCGACTACGAAGCGACGCTGCGCACGCTGAAGGACGCCGGCTACGAAGGCTGGCTCGTCGTCGAGGCCGAGCAGGACCCGGCCGTCGCGCCGAGCTATCAGTATGCGAAGAAGGGTTACGACTCGCTGCGCGCGATCGTCGACCGGTTGAGCGCCTGA
- the iolB gene encoding 5-deoxy-glucuronate isomerase: MTISPLLVKASPDREICNVTPESAGWKHVGFRALRLKAGDTETLDTGARELCVVVLTGTVRASVDGATYDALGKRDSVFEEVSPDALYVPGGKTVTLVATRDAEVALCTAPYAHGDKPVQRLDGERMRRSVRGQGTNTRYVCDILMGDNPAAERLLVVEVVTPASHSSSYPPHKHDRDAAPDETSLEETYYHRIDPPQGFAFQRVYTDDRSLDEACAVENHDVVMVPRGYHPVVAPHGYNLYYLNVMAGPSRAWAFKNDPAHEWMLDAAPTR; the protein is encoded by the coding sequence ATGACGATTTCTCCCCTGCTGGTCAAGGCATCGCCCGACCGCGAAATCTGCAACGTCACGCCCGAGTCGGCCGGCTGGAAGCACGTCGGTTTTCGCGCGCTGCGCCTGAAGGCCGGCGACACCGAAACGCTCGACACCGGCGCGCGCGAGCTGTGCGTCGTCGTGCTCACGGGCACGGTGCGCGCGAGCGTCGACGGCGCAACCTACGATGCGCTCGGCAAGCGCGACAGCGTCTTCGAAGAAGTATCGCCGGACGCGCTGTACGTGCCGGGCGGCAAGACGGTCACGCTGGTCGCGACGCGCGACGCGGAAGTCGCGCTGTGCACCGCGCCGTACGCGCACGGCGACAAGCCCGTGCAGCGCCTCGACGGCGAACGGATGCGCCGCTCGGTGCGCGGGCAAGGCACCAACACGCGCTACGTGTGCGACATCCTGATGGGCGACAACCCGGCGGCCGAGCGCCTGCTCGTCGTCGAAGTCGTCACACCGGCCAGCCATTCGAGCAGCTATCCGCCGCACAAGCACGACCGCGACGCGGCGCCCGACGAGACCTCGCTCGAGGAAACGTACTACCACCGGATCGACCCGCCGCAGGGTTTCGCGTTCCAGCGCGTGTACACGGACGATCGCAGCCTCGACGAAGCGTGCGCGGTCGAGAACCACGACGTCGTGATGGTGCCGCGCGGCTACCACCCGGTCGTCGCGCCGCATGGCTACAACCTGTATTACCTGAACGTGATGGCCGGCCCGAGCCGCGCGTGGGCGTTCAAGAACGATCCCGCGCACGAGTGGATGCTCGACGCGGCGCCGACACGCTGA
- a CDS encoding heme-degrading domain-containing protein: protein MVTTFLRIDHAPFDEDAPDTALPHFNADVARRLGEIAVNIASRRGLPIAVGIVGEAAPLFYCALDGSGAHDNDAIRRRQNTVLRFGVSSLEVGACFRRAGWSLESQGLSGADYALDGGGVPLRIAGIGIVGAMTIAGLDSERNHALVVESLRWHVGANALAMIA from the coding sequence ATGGTGACGACCTTCCTGCGCATCGATCACGCGCCCTTCGACGAAGATGCGCCGGACACGGCGCTGCCGCATTTCAATGCCGACGTTGCGCGCCGGCTCGGGGAAATCGCGGTCAACATCGCATCGCGGCGCGGGCTGCCGATCGCGGTCGGCATCGTCGGCGAAGCGGCCCCGCTCTTTTACTGCGCGCTCGACGGCAGCGGCGCGCACGACAACGATGCGATTCGCCGCCGGCAGAACACCGTGCTGCGCTTCGGAGTGAGTTCGCTCGAAGTCGGCGCGTGCTTTCGCCGCGCCGGCTGGTCACTGGAATCGCAGGGATTGTCCGGCGCCGACTATGCGCTCGACGGCGGCGGCGTGCCGCTGCGCATCGCCGGAATCGGCATCGTCGGCGCGATGACGATCGCCGGGCTCGACTCCGAGCGCAATCACGCGCTCGTCGTCGAGAGCCTGCGCTGGCACGTCGGCGCGAACGCGCTGGCGATGATCGCGTAA
- a CDS encoding glucose 1-dehydrogenase, whose protein sequence is MSKLAGKVAIVTGGSKGIGAAIAKALGAQGASVVVNYASSKAGADAVVSAIVEAGGRAVAVGGDVSKAADAQRIVDTAIDTYGRLDVLVNNSGVYEFGAIEAITEEHYRRQFDTNVFGVLLVTQAAVKHLGEGASIINISSVVTSITPPASAVYSGTKGAVDAITGVLALELGPRKIRVNAINPGMIVTEGTHSAGVIGSGLDEQMRSQTPLGRLGEPDDIASVAVFLASDDARWLTGERLVASGGLR, encoded by the coding sequence ATGAGCAAGCTGGCAGGCAAGGTAGCGATCGTCACGGGCGGATCGAAGGGCATCGGTGCCGCGATCGCGAAGGCGCTGGGCGCGCAGGGCGCGTCCGTGGTCGTCAACTACGCGAGCAGCAAGGCGGGCGCCGACGCGGTCGTGAGCGCGATCGTCGAAGCCGGCGGCCGGGCGGTCGCGGTCGGCGGCGACGTGTCGAAGGCAGCGGACGCGCAGCGCATCGTCGATACGGCGATCGACACGTACGGCCGGCTCGACGTGCTGGTCAACAATTCCGGCGTCTACGAATTCGGGGCGATCGAAGCGATCACCGAGGAGCATTACCGCCGGCAGTTCGATACGAACGTGTTCGGCGTGCTGCTCGTGACGCAGGCGGCCGTCAAGCATCTCGGCGAAGGCGCGAGCATCATCAACATCAGCTCGGTGGTGACCAGCATCACGCCGCCCGCCAGCGCCGTCTACAGCGGCACCAAGGGCGCGGTCGATGCGATCACCGGCGTGCTCGCGCTCGAACTCGGCCCGCGCAAGATCCGCGTGAACGCGATCAATCCGGGCATGATCGTGACCGAGGGCACGCACAGTGCAGGCGTCATCGGTTCCGGTCTCGACGAGCAGATGCGCAGCCAGACGCCGCTCGGGCGGCTCGGCGAGCCGGACGACATCGCGTCGGTCGCCGTGTTCCTCGCATCGGACGATGCGCGCTGGCTGACCGGCGAACGCCTCGTCGCGAGCGGTGGGTTGCGCTGA
- a CDS encoding ABC transporter ATP-binding protein produces MNALLDIRDLRAWYGLQPVLDGVDLSLAPGETLALLGRNGSGRSTLAKAVMGLVRTAGSVRIAGAECAGARTFEIARHGVAYVAESRDVFPLLSVRDNLRLGLRGARGAAERAALERLFDRFPLLAARADVKAGRLSGGEQQVLALVRALAGSPRVLIVDEPAEGLAPLAVDEVGACLAALQADGVAIVLIEQRLQFAPRLARRVAVMGRGRIVYDGALDGLGGDVANAWLSAG; encoded by the coding sequence ATGAACGCGCTGCTCGACATTCGCGACCTGCGCGCGTGGTACGGCCTGCAGCCCGTGCTCGACGGCGTCGATCTGTCGCTCGCGCCGGGCGAGACGCTCGCGCTGCTCGGCCGCAACGGCTCGGGGCGCTCGACGCTCGCGAAGGCCGTGATGGGGCTCGTGCGCACGGCCGGCTCGGTGCGCATCGCCGGCGCCGAATGCGCGGGCGCGCGCACGTTCGAGATCGCGCGGCATGGCGTGGCTTACGTTGCCGAAAGCCGCGACGTGTTCCCGCTGCTGAGCGTGCGCGACAACCTGCGGCTCGGGCTGCGCGGTGCGCGCGGCGCGGCCGAGCGCGCCGCGCTCGAACGCCTGTTCGACCGCTTTCCGCTGCTGGCCGCGCGCGCGGACGTGAAAGCCGGGCGGCTGTCGGGCGGCGAGCAGCAGGTGCTCGCGCTGGTGCGCGCGCTCGCCGGCAGCCCGCGCGTGCTGATCGTCGACGAACCGGCCGAAGGGCTCGCGCCGCTCGCGGTCGACGAAGTCGGCGCGTGCCTTGCCGCGCTGCAGGCCGACGGCGTCGCGATCGTGCTGATCGAGCAGCGGCTGCAGTTCGCGCCGCGGCTCGCGCGGCGCGTCGCGGTGATGGGGCGCGGACGGATCGTCTACGACGGCGCGCTCGACGGCCTGGGCGGCGACGTCGCCAATGCGTGGCTGAGCGCCGGCTGA
- a CDS encoding ABC transporter ATP-binding protein, whose translation MNGNAIALHGVVQRFGAQTVLDGVDLSIAAGERHALIGPNGAGKSTLFGVIAGATRPTRGRVVLHGVELRGRGPVVASRLGIGRSFQQTSAFARLTVFDNLRCAALHAPAERRRWWNRLRESASVDLAATRVLHDVGLDARRDTPAAELSYAEQRALDLGIALASGARTLLLDEPTAGMSRTQAARMIALIRATTQGRTVLMIEHDMDAVFGFAERITVLVRGTVVATGAPDAIRADPAVRAAYLGEGGP comes from the coding sequence ATGAACGGCAATGCGATCGCGCTCCATGGCGTCGTGCAGCGCTTCGGCGCGCAGACGGTGCTCGACGGCGTCGATTTGAGCATCGCGGCCGGTGAGCGCCACGCGCTGATCGGGCCGAACGGCGCGGGCAAGTCGACGCTGTTCGGCGTGATCGCGGGCGCGACGCGGCCGACGCGCGGGCGCGTCGTGCTGCACGGCGTCGAGCTGCGCGGGCGCGGGCCGGTTGTCGCGAGCCGCCTCGGCATCGGCCGCAGTTTTCAGCAGACGAGCGCATTCGCGCGCCTCACCGTATTCGACAACCTGCGTTGCGCGGCGCTGCATGCGCCGGCCGAGCGGCGGCGCTGGTGGAACCGGCTGCGCGAATCGGCGTCGGTCGATCTCGCGGCTACGCGCGTGCTGCACGACGTCGGGCTCGATGCGCGGCGCGACACGCCGGCCGCCGAGCTGAGTTATGCGGAGCAGCGCGCGCTCGATCTCGGGATCGCGCTCGCGAGCGGCGCGCGCACGCTGCTGCTCGACGAACCGACGGCCGGCATGAGCCGCACACAGGCGGCGCGGATGATCGCGCTGATCCGCGCGACGACGCAGGGCCGTACGGTGCTGATGATCGAGCACGACATGGACGCGGTGTTCGGTTTCGCCGAACGCATCACGGTGCTCGTGCGCGGCACGGTGGTCGCGACCGGCGCGCCCGATGCGATCCGCGCCGATCCGGCCGTGCGCGCCGCGTATCTCGGGGAAGGCGGACCATGA
- a CDS encoding branched-chain amino acid ABC transporter permease, with protein MRSRALAGFARWALFAACVVLPGWLWPHGAVLGYLAQTAALVVLALSYNLQLGTTGLLSFGHAAFAGLGAFAAAHWFNHFGGPLPLLPLVGGLAGAGFGFVAGLLATRRSGTAFAMITLGLGECVAAAAWSVPAWFGGLGGVPIDRARGTPWGSWHFGAPAQAYAVIAAWCIASALAMHALTRTPLARLANAVRDNPARVAALGTEPRRVRLAMVTCASFFAGVAGTLTLIDVEIATPDSVSMARSATVLIAAVIGGTGAFFGPAAGAAVLTALSIVVAGVSRAWALYLGVLFVVIVVAAPRGIAGIAQALAHALRRGAPAAERWRMLCGVGACVFWGVAIVCAAELGYAWRFAQDDGTGFAFGAWGIDADTPAGWAVACSAAGIGTLLWGWRARLLPGGQAGEREDGR; from the coding sequence ATGCGTAGCCGCGCGCTCGCCGGCTTCGCGCGCTGGGCGCTGTTCGCCGCATGCGTCGTGCTGCCCGGGTGGCTGTGGCCGCACGGTGCGGTGCTCGGCTATCTCGCGCAGACGGCCGCGCTCGTCGTGCTGGCACTGTCGTACAACCTGCAGCTCGGCACGACCGGGCTGCTGTCGTTCGGGCACGCGGCGTTCGCGGGCCTCGGCGCATTCGCGGCCGCGCACTGGTTCAACCATTTCGGCGGGCCGCTGCCGCTGCTGCCGCTCGTCGGCGGCTTGGCCGGCGCGGGTTTCGGTTTCGTCGCCGGGCTGCTTGCGACGCGGCGCTCGGGCACCGCGTTCGCGATGATCACGCTCGGGCTCGGCGAGTGCGTCGCGGCCGCCGCGTGGAGCGTGCCCGCGTGGTTCGGCGGGCTAGGCGGCGTGCCGATCGACCGCGCGCGCGGCACGCCGTGGGGCAGCTGGCATTTCGGCGCGCCCGCGCAGGCGTACGCGGTGATCGCCGCGTGGTGCATCGCGTCGGCGCTGGCGATGCACGCGCTGACGCGCACGCCGCTCGCGCGGCTCGCGAACGCGGTGCGCGACAACCCCGCGCGAGTCGCCGCGCTCGGCACCGAGCCGCGCCGCGTGAGGCTCGCGATGGTGACGTGCGCGTCGTTTTTCGCCGGTGTCGCCGGCACGCTGACGCTGATCGACGTCGAGATCGCGACACCCGACAGCGTGTCGATGGCGCGCTCGGCCACCGTGCTGATCGCCGCGGTGATCGGCGGCACCGGCGCGTTCTTCGGGCCGGCGGCCGGCGCGGCCGTGCTGACGGCGCTGAGCATCGTCGTCGCGGGGGTGTCACGCGCGTGGGCGCTGTATCTCGGCGTGCTGTTCGTCGTGATCGTCGTGGCCGCGCCGCGCGGGATCGCCGGCATCGCGCAAGCGCTCGCGCATGCGTTGCGGCGCGGCGCGCCGGCGGCCGAGCGGTGGCGCATGCTGTGCGGCGTCGGCGCGTGCGTGTTTTGGGGCGTTGCGATCGTCTGCGCGGCCGAGCTCGGTTACGCGTGGCGCTTCGCGCAGGACGACGGCACGGGCTTCGCGTTCGGCGCATGGGGCATCGACGCCGATACGCCGGCCGGCTGGGCCGTCGCCTGCTCGGCGGCCGGCATCGGCACGCTGCTGTGGGGCTGGCGCGCGCGGCTCTTGCCGGGCGGGCAGGCCGGCGAGCGGGAGGACGGGCGATGA